The following coding sequences are from one Devosia neptuniae window:
- a CDS encoding type I secretion system permease/ATPase, with product MQPSLMQQPAGPSGPVLSLGGPIMALGAISFVSNLLMLTGPLFMLQVYDRVLASRSVPTLLVLTGLVCGLFAFYGFLDALRSRMATRLANVLDARLSGRLFAAAVHFRLIADAPKTADPLRDGDLLRQFLASSAPLALLDLPWVPVYLAVVFLFHYWLGWLAVAGCLVITALMIINEAMARQPTQQASAAQLLRQRQAENIRVNAETVIAMGMLDDLRARWAAQTGRMIAALRTGSDQAAFFSAATKGLRFLLQSLVLALGAYLVIRGEMTAGLMIAASVVTARALAPVEQIVGQWRSFVGARQAWARIRKVLAVRQAAPRDVRLPLPTQSLSVKGLASAPQGQRMPVISGMQFDIAAGDGLAILGPSGSGKSSLARALVGVWPSLAGDIRFDGALLAHFTPDQIGSMIGYLPQRVELFDGTVADNIARFRVNASSEAIIAAAKTAGVHDLISALPDGYNSQVGEQGDLLSAGQRQRIGLARALYGNPFLIILDEPNSNLDAEGDAALTDAIHKARERGSIVIVIAHRPSAIAAVDKVLYMRAGRQMAYGPKTEILQQITQTGTNVRPIKAPGA from the coding sequence ATGCAACCATCGCTAATGCAACAACCAGCCGGGCCCAGCGGCCCGGTTCTGTCGCTGGGCGGACCCATAATGGCGCTGGGCGCCATCAGCTTTGTGTCCAACCTGCTGATGCTGACCGGGCCGCTCTTCATGCTGCAGGTCTATGACCGGGTATTGGCCAGCCGCTCGGTCCCCACGCTATTGGTGCTGACGGGCTTGGTCTGCGGGCTCTTTGCCTTTTATGGCTTTCTCGATGCACTGCGCAGCCGCATGGCGACCCGCTTGGCCAATGTGCTCGATGCCCGGCTTTCCGGACGACTATTTGCAGCAGCCGTTCACTTCCGGCTCATCGCTGACGCCCCCAAAACCGCTGATCCGCTGCGCGACGGCGACCTGCTGCGCCAGTTCCTTGCCAGTTCCGCGCCGCTGGCGCTGCTTGATCTGCCCTGGGTGCCCGTCTATCTCGCCGTCGTCTTCCTGTTCCACTATTGGCTGGGCTGGCTGGCTGTCGCCGGGTGCCTCGTCATCACGGCGCTGATGATCATCAACGAAGCCATGGCGCGACAGCCGACCCAACAGGCCAGTGCCGCCCAATTGCTGCGGCAGCGGCAGGCCGAAAACATTCGTGTCAACGCCGAAACCGTCATCGCCATGGGGATGCTCGACGATCTGCGCGCCCGCTGGGCCGCCCAGACCGGGCGGATGATCGCCGCGCTGCGCACCGGCAGCGATCAAGCCGCCTTCTTTTCTGCCGCCACCAAGGGCCTGCGCTTTCTGCTCCAGTCCCTGGTGCTCGCCTTGGGCGCTTATCTCGTCATCCGTGGCGAAATGACAGCCGGGCTGATGATCGCCGCCTCGGTCGTCACCGCCCGGGCGCTGGCGCCGGTCGAGCAGATCGTCGGGCAATGGCGCAGCTTTGTCGGTGCCCGCCAGGCCTGGGCGCGGATTCGGAAAGTTCTCGCGGTCAGGCAGGCCGCTCCGCGTGACGTAAGACTGCCGCTGCCGACGCAGTCGCTGAGTGTAAAAGGATTGGCTTCGGCGCCGCAGGGGCAGCGCATGCCGGTGATTTCCGGCATGCAATTCGATATCGCTGCCGGCGATGGGCTGGCGATCCTGGGTCCCTCGGGTTCCGGCAAGTCATCGCTGGCGCGAGCTCTGGTGGGCGTCTGGCCGAGTCTTGCCGGCGACATCCGCTTTGATGGCGCCCTGCTGGCCCATTTTACGCCTGACCAGATCGGCTCGATGATTGGCTATCTGCCGCAACGGGTCGAGCTCTTCGACGGCACCGTCGCCGACAATATTGCTCGTTTCCGTGTCAATGCATCCAGCGAAGCGATCATTGCCGCGGCCAAGACCGCCGGCGTGCACGACCTGATCAGCGCCCTGCCCGATGGCTATAACAGCCAGGTCGGGGAACAAGGCGACTTGCTCTCGGCAGGACAGCGCCAACGCATCGGACTGGCCCGCGCACTCTATGGCAATCCCTTCCTCATCATCCTCGACGAGCCCAATTCCAATCTCGATGCCGAGGGCGACGCGGCGCTGACTGACGCCATCCACAAGGCACGCGAGCGCGGCTCGATCGTCATCGTCATCGCTCACCGGCCCAGTGCCATCGCTGCCGTCGACAAGGTACTTTACATGCGCGCCGGGCGGCAAATGGCCTATGGGCCCAAGACCGAAATCCTGCAGCAAATCACCCAGACCGGCACCAATGTCCGCCCCATCAAGGCGCCCGGCGCATGA
- a CDS encoding ABC transporter substrate-binding protein translates to MMRLPAIVTGTLLAGVACMPATAATHYPLILENCGATITIAAAPQRAVGIGQNSSEIMLLLGLADRMVGTAVWVSPVLDELAKANAGVPRLADNQPSFESVVGTNPDFVAAQFLSALGPEGRVGTREQFADLGVPSYVSPTDCDTTDNISADGSRANLWTPELLYREIEELAAIFDVSAQGDELIADFRAREQAVRDRLAGRSDDISILFWFSSAETAGDAWVAGKNGAPGYITNVLGARNVIETEAEWPLVSWETIATADPAVIVIGTMDRRTQAADDPAVKREFLHTDPVASALSAVQAGHIVEMDAQAMNPTLRTIGGLEKLATALEAFGLLD, encoded by the coding sequence ATGATGCGTCTTCCTGCTATCGTCACCGGCACCTTGCTTGCCGGCGTGGCCTGCATGCCTGCAACAGCGGCCACACACTACCCGCTCATTCTTGAAAATTGCGGCGCCACCATCACCATTGCGGCAGCGCCGCAACGCGCGGTCGGCATCGGCCAGAACAGCTCCGAAATCATGTTGCTGCTGGGATTGGCCGACCGCATGGTGGGCACCGCCGTATGGGTTTCCCCTGTACTGGACGAATTGGCTAAGGCCAATGCCGGCGTGCCGCGCCTGGCCGATAATCAGCCCAGCTTTGAAAGCGTGGTCGGGACCAATCCCGATTTCGTTGCGGCGCAATTCCTGTCGGCCCTGGGGCCGGAGGGCCGCGTCGGCACCCGCGAGCAATTCGCCGATCTGGGCGTGCCCAGCTATGTCTCGCCCACCGATTGCGACACGACCGACAATATTTCCGCCGATGGTTCGCGGGCCAATTTGTGGACGCCGGAATTGTTGTATCGCGAGATCGAGGAACTGGCAGCGATCTTTGACGTCTCGGCCCAGGGTGATGAGCTGATCGCCGACTTCCGGGCGCGTGAGCAGGCGGTGCGAGATCGTCTGGCTGGCCGCTCCGATGATATTTCGATCCTGTTCTGGTTTTCCAGTGCGGAGACTGCCGGTGATGCTTGGGTGGCGGGTAAGAACGGCGCTCCAGGTTATATCACCAACGTGTTGGGTGCCCGCAATGTCATCGAGACCGAGGCCGAATGGCCGCTGGTCAGCTGGGAAACGATCGCCACCGCCGACCCGGCCGTGATCGTCATCGGCACGATGGATCGGCGCACGCAGGCGGCGGACGATCCGGCGGTTAAGCGCGAATTCTTGCACACGGACCCGGTCGCCAGCGCATTGTCGGCGGTGCAAGCCGGCCATATCGTCGAAATGGATGCGCAGGCGATGAACCCGACGCTGCGCACCATTGGGGGGCTCGAAAAGCTTGCCACGGCGCTGGAAGCCTTCGGTCTCCTCGATTGA
- a CDS encoding HPP family protein codes for MSSVIPFIKRFVPGLAPVSLGERLRASIGALIGIVVTGLIAGLALGSSSDIPLLIAPMGASAVLLFAAPTSPLAQPWSIIGGNTIAALIGVTCARYIGNPMLAAGIAVALAISAMMALRCLHPPSGAVALTAVLGGPAIQAAGFGFVVWPVLANSVLLLLAALLFNNLTGRRYPHLAPMPAHPHRTADPLPTGRLGVTQADISAVLAQYDLVLPVATDDLEDILHRAEIRAYDRRSGGVTCADIMSRDVQSVGPKTSLREALRHLREHHIKALPVVDLDSKVIGILTQTDLLDKADWGMSATGSGLGWRLRSISNSDRRLKGKVEDIMSAPVKAARPDTHIAQIVPFMADAGLHHLPVVDENGRLVGMVTQSDVMAAMFAVSLDNAN; via the coding sequence ATGTCCAGCGTCATCCCCTTCATCAAGCGGTTCGTGCCCGGCCTTGCGCCCGTCAGCCTGGGCGAGCGACTGCGCGCCTCCATCGGGGCGCTGATCGGCATCGTCGTTACCGGGTTGATTGCCGGCCTGGCGCTCGGCAGCTCTTCCGACATTCCGCTGCTGATAGCGCCAATGGGGGCGTCTGCGGTATTGCTGTTCGCCGCGCCCACGAGCCCGTTGGCCCAGCCATGGTCGATCATCGGCGGCAATACCATTGCCGCGCTGATCGGGGTGACTTGCGCGCGCTATATCGGCAATCCGATGTTGGCCGCGGGCATAGCGGTTGCTCTGGCGATCTCGGCCATGATGGCGCTGCGGTGCCTGCATCCGCCCAGTGGCGCGGTGGCCTTGACGGCTGTGCTGGGCGGGCCCGCAATTCAGGCCGCGGGCTTTGGCTTCGTGGTGTGGCCGGTGCTGGCCAATTCGGTGCTCTTGCTGCTGGCAGCTTTGCTGTTCAACAACCTGACCGGGCGCCGATATCCCCATCTGGCGCCAATGCCGGCCCATCCGCATCGGACAGCCGATCCGCTGCCCACCGGGCGGCTTGGCGTAACGCAGGCCGATATCAGCGCCGTTCTGGCCCAATATGATTTGGTGCTGCCGGTAGCCACCGATGATCTCGAGGACATCCTGCATCGCGCCGAAATCCGCGCCTATGACCGGCGCTCCGGTGGCGTTACCTGTGCCGATATCATGAGCCGGGACGTGCAATCGGTCGGCCCCAAGACCAGCCTGCGCGAGGCGTTGCGGCACCTGCGGGAGCATCACATCAAGGCGCTGCCAGTCGTGGATCTCGACAGCAAGGTGATCGGCATTCTCACCCAGACCGACCTGCTCGACAAGGCCGATTGGGGCATGTCCGCCACCGGTTCAGGCCTGGGCTGGCGACTGCGCTCGATCAGCAATTCCGATCGCCGGCTCAAGGGCAAGGTGGAGGATATCATGAGCGCTCCGGTTAAAGCAGCCCGGCCCGATACCCACATCGCGCAGATCGTGCCCTTCATGGCCGATGCCGGCCTGCATCATCTGCCGGTCGTGGATGAGAATGGCCGCCTGGTCGGCATGGTTACGCAATCCGATGTCATGGCTGCAATGTTCGCCGTATCGCTCGACAACGCAAACTAG
- a CDS encoding DUF6600 domain-containing protein, with amino-acid sequence MKSKLLASFALAGVLLSTSALSPIGSLGVQPVQAQSVSVNFDLFFTQLEPHGVWVRHPQYRYVFCPTGVDSSWRPYTRGRWLYLEDRGWYFASDEPFAWATYHYGRWLDDDNLGWCWVPGTKWAPAWVSWRQSDNIVGWAPLPPEGEGYAVSVEVTRDELPEGYWVYVPTERFVEPQLSASIVLGSDQPDYYAQTQFLGPVVVEGDVVTNNVIEVNYIEQHINQQVTVYNAEEVSDPAAASVAVEGQTVQVFDQDVAEPTEEAAPAEAVDEAEAPEVIATEGGSVDAEGGKGAQATPPAAGETPETDAEMAPEPATPEAAPTDEASPPAVEPVPAEKDPAAADPEIPATEEPAPADQPATTKEPASADDPAAAEPPCPPETMVDGACAPEAAPEATDTEAVEPAAPAAEPAEAAPAAPAAEPEARGAEPVAPEAVL; translated from the coding sequence ATGAAGTCCAAGCTACTTGCCAGTTTCGCCCTTGCCGGCGTTCTGCTGTCGACATCGGCGCTTTCCCCGATCGGTTCGCTGGGCGTCCAGCCGGTCCAGGCGCAATCTGTAAGCGTCAACTTCGATCTGTTTTTTACTCAATTGGAGCCGCATGGCGTTTGGGTGCGCCACCCGCAATATCGCTACGTCTTCTGCCCGACCGGCGTTGACAGCAGCTGGCGCCCCTACACACGAGGCCGTTGGCTCTATCTGGAGGATCGCGGCTGGTACTTTGCGTCAGACGAACCGTTTGCCTGGGCGACCTATCACTATGGCCGCTGGCTCGATGACGACAATCTGGGATGGTGCTGGGTACCCGGCACGAAATGGGCTCCCGCCTGGGTCAGCTGGCGCCAGAGCGACAACATCGTCGGATGGGCGCCCCTGCCTCCAGAAGGCGAGGGATATGCCGTTTCCGTGGAAGTTACGCGTGACGAATTGCCAGAGGGCTATTGGGTTTACGTGCCCACTGAGCGTTTCGTCGAGCCGCAATTATCGGCCAGTATCGTTCTTGGCTCCGACCAGCCCGACTATTATGCCCAGACGCAATTTCTCGGGCCGGTGGTTGTCGAGGGCGACGTCGTCACCAACAACGTGATCGAGGTCAACTATATCGAGCAGCACATCAATCAGCAGGTCACCGTCTATAACGCCGAAGAGGTAAGCGACCCCGCAGCCGCGTCCGTGGCGGTCGAAGGTCAAACCGTTCAGGTTTTCGATCAAGACGTGGCTGAACCCACCGAAGAAGCGGCACCCGCTGAGGCGGTCGATGAAGCAGAAGCACCAGAGGTGATTGCGACCGAAGGGGGCAGTGTTGACGCCGAGGGCGGCAAAGGTGCCCAAGCCACCCCGCCCGCAGCTGGCGAAACGCCGGAAACCGATGCCGAGATGGCGCCAGAGCCCGCCACTCCAGAAGCGGCGCCCACGGACGAAGCTTCGCCGCCAGCAGTGGAACCTGTTCCGGCCGAGAAGGACCCGGCTGCGGCTGATCCAGAGATTCCCGCTACCGAAGAGCCCGCGCCTGCCGATCAGCCGGCCACCACCAAAGAGCCGGCAAGTGCTGACGATCCTGCTGCTGCCGAACCGCCATGCCCACCTGAAACCATGGTGGACGGCGCTTGCGCGCCGGAAGCCGCCCCGGAGGCCACCGATACTGAGGCGGTTGAACCGGCGGCACCGGCAGCCGAACCCGCCGAAGCCGCGCCTGCCGCACCGGCAGCCGAGCCCGAGGCACGGGGGGCCGAACCTGTAGCGCCAGAAGCTGTGCTCTGA
- a CDS encoding pyrimidine dimer DNA glycosylase/endonuclease V — protein sequence MTRINCISPAELTGPHLVAEYRELPRIFALVRAAIDRGEQPDDPRNPVEYRLGAGHVRFFYSRLGYLAKRQAALVAEMQARGYRPSFTDTDRLLEGFPAAWCQDWQPTAAAIAANRARIADRLQREI from the coding sequence GTGACACGCATCAACTGCATTTCCCCAGCTGAATTGACCGGGCCACATCTGGTCGCCGAATATCGGGAATTGCCTCGAATCTTTGCGCTCGTCCGCGCGGCAATCGATCGCGGCGAGCAGCCCGATGACCCGCGCAACCCCGTCGAATATCGGCTGGGCGCCGGTCATGTGCGGTTCTTTTACAGCCGCCTGGGCTACCTTGCCAAAAGACAGGCCGCGCTCGTGGCTGAAATGCAGGCCCGCGGCTACCGGCCAAGCTTCACCGACACCGATCGCCTGCTGGAAGGCTTCCCTGCCGCCTGGTGCCAGGACTGGCAGCCGACGGCGGCAGCTATCGCGGCCAACCGGGCTCGGATCGCGGACCGCCTGCAGCGGGAAATCTAG
- a CDS encoding HlyD family type I secretion periplasmic adaptor subunit, translated as MTIEAVQPAPDLASLKRHGWVGLFAVLGLFGGLVAWSAMTEISGAIIAPGMLVVQDSAKRVQHPEGGIVTQLLVRDEDRVVQGQVLATLDQTAIAAALAISEAQLREAYAKEARLIAEIEGRNTVTLSGAVLDLFDMTQLQSLVALEQQVLVARQATKAGRIAQLREQIIQLERQREGLDLQKQAIERRVAVIEQEIADFDDLYDKRLIAASRGTSLDKELATAQGELGRVVASLAESHAVAAERALQIEQIEDEYLTGALAELQEARRVIAEAGQRRIADRDRLTRTEIRAPQTGVVHESILHTVGGVAAAGETLMLVVPSDEPLMVNVRIEPVDIDKIAVGQQAVLRFSGLNPRTTPELFANVARVAPDATQDPATGQQYYAARIAIPDEELARLPEGVVLIPGMPVESFVQTGERTVLSYILHPVEEQLNRALKEE; from the coding sequence ATGACCATCGAAGCCGTCCAGCCCGCCCCCGACCTCGCCAGCCTCAAGCGCCATGGTTGGGTCGGTCTATTCGCCGTGCTGGGTCTGTTCGGCGGGCTGGTCGCCTGGTCTGCAATGACCGAGATTTCCGGCGCCATCATCGCGCCCGGCATGCTGGTGGTCCAGGACAGCGCCAAGCGCGTGCAGCATCCCGAGGGCGGTATCGTTACCCAATTGCTGGTGCGTGACGAGGATCGCGTGGTGCAGGGCCAGGTGTTGGCGACGCTGGATCAAACCGCAATCGCCGCGGCCCTCGCAATCTCGGAAGCCCAGTTGCGCGAGGCTTATGCCAAGGAGGCCCGGCTGATCGCCGAGATCGAAGGCCGCAATACGGTGACCCTATCCGGCGCGGTGCTCGACCTGTTCGATATGACGCAGCTGCAATCGCTGGTGGCGCTGGAACAGCAAGTGCTGGTGGCGCGGCAGGCGACCAAGGCGGGGCGCATTGCCCAATTGCGCGAACAGATCATCCAGCTCGAACGCCAACGGGAAGGGCTCGATCTGCAGAAGCAGGCCATTGAACGCCGGGTCGCGGTGATCGAGCAGGAAATCGCCGATTTCGACGATCTCTATGACAAGCGCCTGATCGCGGCCAGCCGCGGCACCAGCCTCGACAAGGAACTAGCGACCGCCCAGGGCGAACTGGGCCGTGTCGTCGCATCCCTCGCCGAGTCGCATGCGGTAGCCGCCGAGCGGGCCCTGCAGATCGAACAGATCGAAGACGAATATCTGACGGGCGCATTGGCCGAACTGCAGGAGGCGCGGCGCGTGATTGCCGAGGCCGGCCAGCGCCGCATAGCCGACCGCGACCGGCTGACCCGCACCGAAATCCGCGCCCCGCAAACCGGCGTGGTGCACGAATCCATCCTCCACACGGTAGGCGGAGTGGCAGCGGCCGGCGAAACGCTCATGCTCGTCGTGCCCTCGGATGAGCCGCTCATGGTCAATGTCCGGATCGAGCCGGTCGATATCGACAAGATCGCTGTCGGGCAGCAGGCCGTGCTCCGCTTTTCCGGGCTGAATCCGCGCACCACGCCGGAATTGTTCGCCAATGTGGCGCGAGTGGCGCCCGATGCCACCCAGGACCCCGCGACGGGCCAGCAATATTACGCGGCCAGGATCGCCATTCCAGACGAGGAGCTGGCGCGTTTGCCCGAGGGCGTCGTGCTGATCCCCGGCATGCCGGTGGAATCCTTCGTCCAGACCGGTGAGCGGACTGTGCTGTCCTACATTCTCCATCCCGTCGAAGAACAGCTGAACCGCGCCCTCAAGGAGGAATAG
- a CDS encoding lipocalin family protein has product MTDVTAIARLDLRRYLGRWYEICRLPLKWEDETATDITANYTLNDKGNVGVDNRCFDEDGKPARALGEAFAVDDTNARLQVSFLPPVIRWLPFGRGDYWVLKIDPDYAVSLVGSPSRKYLWVLARQPFVARETLDEYLAEARRQDFDLTGLITPRHTGRVVSDDMVEGK; this is encoded by the coding sequence ATGACCGACGTGACCGCCATAGCCCGCCTGGACCTGAGGCGCTATCTGGGCCGGTGGTATGAGATTTGCCGCCTGCCGCTCAAATGGGAAGACGAGACGGCCACTGATATCACTGCCAATTACACACTGAACGACAAAGGCAATGTCGGCGTCGATAACCGCTGCTTTGACGAAGACGGCAAACCGGCCCGCGCATTGGGCGAGGCTTTTGCAGTGGATGACACCAATGCCCGTTTGCAGGTGAGCTTCCTGCCCCCGGTTATCCGGTGGCTGCCCTTCGGCAGGGGTGATTATTGGGTGCTCAAGATCGATCCCGATTACGCCGTTTCCCTGGTCGGCTCGCCCAGCAGAAAATATCTGTGGGTGCTGGCGCGGCAGCCATTCGTCGCCCGCGAAACGCTCGACGAATATCTCGCCGAAGCCCGCCGCCAGGACTTTGATTTGACCGGGCTTATTACCCCGCGCCACACCGGTCGCGTGGTGAGCGACGACATGGTCGAAGGCAAGTAA
- a CDS encoding FecCD family ABC transporter permease, translating into MVIATGLLLPVVIALGVGIGEMPISLETTVQAVTNRLGWTQHELSRIQESVIWDYRLSRSLAAACCGAGLALCGAILQSLLRNPLAEPYVLGISAGASTGAVCVMLLGLGAGAVTLSAGAFAGALAAFLFVVMLASGARGGTERTILAGVAASQLFNALTAYIVATSANAEQARSVMFWLLGSFAGVRWSDVSLVAIVVVGGLGICLRYARSLDAFAFGEDAAASLGVPVRRVRLVLFAVTALMTAMMVSMVGSIGFVGLVIPHAARFLVGPGHMRLLPACAVIGASFMVLADIVSRIILPQQVLPIGVVTALVGVPFFAVILYRGGRRG; encoded by the coding sequence ATCGTCATCGCCACTGGCCTCCTGCTGCCCGTGGTGATTGCATTGGGGGTGGGCATTGGTGAAATGCCCATCAGCCTCGAAACGACCGTGCAGGCGGTGACCAATCGCCTGGGCTGGACGCAGCACGAGCTCAGCCGCATCCAGGAAAGCGTGATCTGGGACTATCGGCTGAGCCGCTCGCTGGCCGCCGCCTGTTGCGGCGCGGGCCTGGCGCTTTGCGGCGCCATATTGCAATCGCTGCTGCGCAATCCGCTGGCCGAACCCTATGTGCTGGGGATTTCGGCCGGCGCCTCGACCGGGGCAGTTTGCGTCATGCTGCTGGGGCTGGGTGCCGGGGCGGTGACGCTGTCGGCAGGTGCCTTTGCCGGTGCGCTCGCCGCCTTTCTGTTCGTGGTCATGCTCGCCTCCGGCGCGCGTGGCGGCACCGAGCGCACAATTCTGGCCGGGGTGGCGGCGTCGCAGCTGTTCAATGCCCTGACTGCCTATATCGTGGCCACATCTGCCAATGCCGAACAGGCCCGCAGCGTGATGTTCTGGCTATTGGGCAGCTTTGCCGGCGTGCGCTGGTCCGATGTATCGCTGGTGGCCATTGTGGTTGTTGGCGGGCTTGGCATCTGCCTGCGCTATGCCCGCTCGCTCGATGCCTTTGCCTTCGGCGAAGATGCCGCCGCTTCCCTTGGCGTGCCAGTGCGCCGGGTGCGGCTGGTATTGTTCGCCGTGACGGCATTGATGACGGCCATGATGGTGTCCATGGTTGGGTCTATCGGCTTTGTGGGCCTCGTGATCCCCCATGCCGCCCGCTTCCTGGTCGGGCCGGGTCATATGCGGCTGCTGCCGGCTTGTGCGGTGATCGGGGCCAGCTTCATGGTTCTGGCCGATATCGTCTCCCGCATCATCTTGCCGCAACAGGTTTTGCCGATTGGGGTGGTCACGGCCCTGGTCGGGGTGCCGTTCTTCGCGGTCATTCTCTATCGCGGCGGGCGTCGCGGATGA
- a CDS encoding zinc metalloprotease, whose protein sequence is MNLLRELSMGEIVSRIAAVLLYAAIQGLALAGFARLLGDKRPQYEGRLTANPFVHISVWGTVIAALFAMSWVRVVRFDPAQNRLGRWGLLLVAVLALAVVVALVPLIDLLRPLALLLPRTGGYAVLYVAGQLQILALASAALNLLPIPGLIGGVLWQAIWPGEERRLLRLEPFGLALVIVAIVAGRLPNLANMLLPLVQLR, encoded by the coding sequence GTGAATTTACTCCGAGAATTGAGCATGGGAGAGATCGTGTCGCGCATTGCGGCCGTGCTCCTCTATGCAGCAATCCAGGGCCTCGCTCTGGCCGGTTTCGCGCGCCTGCTGGGTGACAAACGGCCGCAATATGAGGGCCGTCTGACCGCCAATCCCTTTGTCCATATCTCGGTATGGGGCACCGTGATAGCAGCGCTGTTCGCCATGAGCTGGGTGCGGGTGGTGCGGTTCGACCCGGCGCAGAATCGGTTGGGACGCTGGGGGCTGCTGCTGGTGGCCGTGTTGGCGCTAGCTGTGGTCGTGGCACTGGTGCCACTGATCGACCTGCTGCGGCCGCTGGCCTTGCTGTTACCGCGAACCGGTGGCTATGCAGTGCTGTATGTGGCGGGGCAATTGCAGATATTGGCTTTGGCCTCGGCAGCGCTCAATCTGCTGCCAATCCCCGGACTGATCGGCGGGGTGCTCTGGCAGGCCATCTGGCCGGGCGAGGAGCGGCGCCTGCTGCGGCTCGAGCCTTTTGGGCTGGCCTTGGTGATCGTCGCAATCGTGGCCGGCCGGTTGCCCAACCTGGCCAACATGCTGCTGCCGCTGGTACAGCTTCGCTAG
- a CDS encoding Ig-like domain-containing protein, whose protein sequence is MTDTEGNVSDPIGALPDYFFGWVTVESVDVFDGFFAITGFTHDGKYGIFSNLDTYIFDNDGNFLRTVHAEGASQSLEVVSVMADTPDDFVVTYKGATMYFGGENTQYGYHQIRVQDGVQLPDSFVNTAPVVSDLNLVLAPGQSLNDIEFVASDVDYDLLSFTVVDGPDHGTIELDRRYDGNHYPFPESEFLGSVHYHSAFLDGNLFDYFPASGFVGTDTFTIMATDGQGNSNLATVTITIGGSMAGPEYIALGDGVDILRYFNSDHPVLVASKGGNDDLFGSRFDDSLNGGAGDDLLHGERGRDKLTGGTGVDRMQGGADNDTFIFNPGDFADPADHNGRLDHIIDFHGAGHSGPGEQDFISLFGFGDDATLTFDHYASDDQTLQIYRVNDPDNPDGGGLIMVQMADGTAQIGQGDYHFF, encoded by the coding sequence TTGACCGATACTGAAGGCAATGTTTCCGACCCTATCGGAGCCTTGCCGGATTATTTCTTCGGCTGGGTAACGGTCGAGTCGGTCGATGTCTTCGACGGCTTCTTTGCCATCACCGGCTTCACCCATGATGGCAAATACGGAATCTTCTCCAATCTCGACACCTATATCTTTGACAATGACGGCAATTTCCTTCGCACCGTCCATGCCGAAGGCGCGAGCCAATCGCTGGAAGTCGTCTCCGTCATGGCTGACACGCCCGACGATTTCGTGGTGACCTACAAGGGCGCCACCATGTATTTCGGTGGCGAGAATACCCAATACGGCTACCACCAGATCAGGGTTCAAGACGGCGTGCAACTGCCCGACAGCTTCGTCAACACCGCGCCGGTCGTCTCCGATCTGAACCTGGTTCTGGCGCCCGGCCAATCTCTCAACGACATCGAATTCGTGGCCAGTGATGTCGACTATGACTTGCTGAGCTTCACCGTCGTCGATGGTCCCGATCACGGCACGATCGAACTCGATCGGCGCTATGACGGCAATCACTATCCCTTCCCGGAAAGCGAATTCCTGGGCAGCGTCCACTATCACTCGGCTTTTCTTGACGGCAACCTGTTCGACTATTTCCCGGCATCCGGGTTTGTCGGCACCGACACGTTCACGATCATGGCGACCGACGGCCAGGGCAACAGCAATCTGGCAACGGTCACAATCACCATTGGAGGATCCATGGCTGGTCCCGAATATATCGCCCTGGGCGATGGCGTCGACATCCTGCGCTATTTCAACAGCGACCATCCGGTCCTTGTCGCCTCCAAGGGCGGCAATGACGATCTGTTTGGCAGCCGCTTTGACGATTCCCTCAATGGCGGCGCGGGCGATGATCTGCTGCATGGCGAACGCGGCCGGGACAAGCTCACCGGCGGAACGGGCGTCGACCGCATGCAAGGCGGCGCTGACAACGACACCTTCATCTTCAATCCGGGTGATTTCGCTGATCCGGCGGACCACAATGGCCGGCTCGACCACATCATCGATTTCCATGGCGCGGGTCATTCCGGCCCCGGCGAGCAGGACTTCATCAGCCTCTTCGGCTTCGGCGATGATGCAACACTGACCTTCGACCACTATGCCAGCGACGATCAGACGCTGCAGATCTACCGCGTGAACGATCCCGACAATCCGGATGGCGGCGGGTTGATCATGGTGCAGATGGCGGACGGCACGGCCCAGATCGGGCAAGGCGACTATCACTTCTTCTAG